A single Bacillota bacterium DNA region contains:
- a CDS encoding PilZ domain-containing protein — MDIQQLYRLHLQAGSGARVEVSSRGAVWEGKWVVSDDDFQVSLPAEAAGSSGDSKPADLLQADVRVHLGTGIHVFPARLRRVRDGMWRVVLAGPVRVKQRRRAVRLPVDLEVLCRSARGEERLRAKDVSPGGVLLSAASELPVGEGVELQFTEKPWSEVGVLKGAVVWTCRAGAGWACGVALRGLDRRQERLLVHLVARGLARQAAEACQAKS, encoded by the coding sequence GTGGACATCCAGCAGCTGTACCGGTTGCACCTGCAGGCCGGATCGGGTGCCAGGGTGGAGGTGAGCAGCCGGGGCGCGGTGTGGGAAGGAAAGTGGGTAGTTTCGGACGATGACTTCCAGGTTTCCCTGCCGGCGGAAGCTGCGGGCAGTTCCGGTGACAGCAAGCCAGCCGACCTGCTGCAGGCTGACGTCCGGGTGCACCTTGGGACAGGCATTCACGTGTTCCCAGCCCGGCTGCGGCGCGTGAGGGACGGGATGTGGAGGGTGGTCCTGGCGGGTCCGGTGAGGGTCAAGCAGAGGCGCCGGGCGGTCCGGCTGCCTGTTGACCTGGAGGTGCTGTGCCGGAGTGCCCGCGGCGAAGAGAGGCTGAGGGCGAAGGATGTAAGCCCCGGTGGGGTTCTGCTCAGCGCGGCCAGTGAACTGCCGGTGGGGGAGGGCGTGGAACTTCAGTTCACCGAGAAGCCCTGGTCTGAGGTGGGGGTGCTCAAGGGTGCAGTGGTGTGGACGTGCCGGGCCGGCGCGGGTTGGGCGTGCGGTGTCGCGTTACGCGGGCTGGACCGCCGGCAGGAGCGGCTGCTCGTGCACCTGGTAGCCCGGGGGTTGGCGAGGCAGGCGGCGGAAGCCTGTCAGGCTAAGTCGTGA
- a CDS encoding D-aminoacylase codes for MYDYILRDATVVDGTGRPGFPGDVAVRDGRVVAMGRVAGPARREIRVDGRVVCPGFIDIHSHSDLSLPELPTADSKVMQGVTTEVVGNCGFTLAPTRKEQLGALRDYLSNTVAVKGGDLDLAWTTLGQFMDWLQARGISVNVATLVGQGTLRVAVMGFAEGPPDESQLRLMKEMLTRELAWGAFGISAGLPYIPDAFTTPGELVELCRLVRQAGGITSVHLRDEGAHWEESLREVVQVVRETGVSLEISHLKAEGRRSWGKGEERLKHLRALRREGLPIDADQYPYTAFGSGLQDLVPPWVRARGVEEMARLLKEPAVRERVKAQIYGVQPAEPRWEPPVLDLRWRDVIVSHVRSEKNSDLQGRTLQEIADARGQDPADVVMDLLVEERAHVKMVVQAMQEEDVRTILADPDILVASDGRATSPRGPDPGSRPHPRYYGTFPRVLASYVREQGLLSMEAAIRKMTWLPARKLGLQDRGVIAPGCAADLCVFDPDRIQDHATFQDPHRFPAGIDYVFVNGVPVVEEGSHTGARPGRVLRRPEERVKTLSCCKGPAG; via the coding sequence TTGTACGACTATATCTTGCGCGATGCTACGGTGGTGGACGGCACCGGCCGCCCCGGATTCCCCGGTGACGTGGCCGTACGAGACGGCCGCGTCGTTGCCATGGGCAGGGTGGCAGGACCTGCGAGACGGGAGATACGTGTCGACGGGAGGGTTGTGTGCCCGGGCTTCATAGACATCCATTCCCATTCGGACCTTAGTCTGCCCGAATTGCCCACTGCGGACAGCAAGGTGATGCAGGGAGTCACCACGGAAGTGGTGGGGAACTGTGGTTTTACACTGGCTCCCACCCGGAAAGAGCAACTGGGTGCTCTGCGCGATTACCTCAGTAACACGGTGGCGGTGAAGGGGGGCGACCTCGATCTGGCCTGGACCACCCTGGGCCAGTTCATGGACTGGCTGCAGGCGAGGGGGATTTCCGTAAACGTGGCCACGCTGGTAGGACAGGGTACCCTGAGGGTGGCGGTGATGGGGTTTGCGGAGGGCCCCCCGGATGAAAGCCAGCTCCGCCTCATGAAGGAGATGCTCACGCGTGAGCTGGCCTGGGGCGCCTTCGGCATTTCGGCGGGACTCCCGTATATTCCCGACGCCTTCACCACGCCCGGCGAACTTGTTGAGCTGTGCCGGCTCGTGCGCCAGGCCGGTGGGATAACGAGTGTTCACCTGCGGGATGAAGGGGCTCACTGGGAGGAATCCCTGCGGGAAGTGGTGCAGGTGGTCAGGGAAACCGGGGTCTCCCTGGAGATCTCTCACCTTAAGGCGGAAGGCCGCCGCAGCTGGGGCAAAGGGGAGGAGCGCCTCAAACACCTGCGGGCGCTGCGACGCGAAGGCCTTCCCATCGACGCCGATCAGTACCCGTACACTGCCTTTGGTAGCGGTCTCCAGGATCTGGTGCCTCCCTGGGTGAGAGCCCGGGGCGTGGAAGAGATGGCAAGGCTCCTGAAGGAGCCCGCCGTGCGCGAAAGAGTGAAGGCGCAGATCTACGGCGTGCAGCCTGCGGAGCCCCGGTGGGAGCCTCCGGTTCTGGACCTGCGCTGGCGAGACGTAATCGTTTCACACGTCCGGAGTGAAAAGAATTCGGACCTGCAGGGACGGACTCTGCAGGAGATCGCCGACGCGAGGGGACAGGATCCCGCTGACGTGGTGATGGACCTGCTGGTGGAAGAACGTGCCCACGTGAAAATGGTGGTGCAGGCGATGCAGGAAGAAGACGTGCGCACCATCCTGGCAGATCCCGACATACTGGTGGCTTCCGACGGGCGGGCCACAAGCCCCCGTGGCCCGGATCCGGGCAGTCGGCCGCACCCACGATATTACGGTACTTTTCCGCGGGTGCTGGCCAGTTACGTCAGGGAGCAGGGGCTGCTTTCCATGGAAGCGGCCATACGCAAGATGACATGGCTGCCCGCCCGGAAGCTGGGCCTGCAGGACCGGGGCGTGATTGCTCCTGGCTGTGCAGCCGACCTCTGCGTGTTTGATCCCGACCGCATCCAGGACCATGCCACTTTCCAGGACCCGCACCGTTTCCCTGCTGGTATCGATTACGTGTTTGTCAACGGAGTCCCCGTGGTCGAGGAGGGAAGTCATACAGGGGCCCGCCCGGGTCGCGTGTTGCGTCGCCCGGAAGAGCGGGTGAAGACGTTGAGCTGCTGCAAAGGCCCAGCCGGCTGA
- a CDS encoding ABC transporter permease, translating to MDELQESRLSADGQLGRVWKQLWRRKAAMGGAALVFLLLVVAAAAPWLAPFHYAEQNLDEVLLPPSREHVLGTDDFGRDVLSRIIYGSRISLSVGVVAVSIGAGLGIVLGAAAGYLGGWVDHLVVALIDIAWSFPTILLAIALVAVLEPGLTSAMVALGLVTWPSYARVMRGQVLSLREKEFVEGARAMGASSWRIVARHLIPNAIPPMIVMATLGMADAIIVESTLSYLSLGAQPPLPSWGSMLNAGRTFMHRAPWLAVFPGLAILLTVLGFNLFGDALRDALDPRMKQ from the coding sequence ATGGACGAGTTGCAGGAATCGAGATTATCGGCCGACGGCCAGCTCGGTCGGGTCTGGAAACAACTGTGGCGCAGGAAGGCGGCGATGGGTGGTGCCGCCCTGGTGTTCCTGCTGTTGGTGGTAGCCGCCGCCGCGCCCTGGCTGGCCCCCTTCCATTACGCCGAGCAGAATCTGGACGAGGTGCTCCTCCCACCTTCCCGAGAGCACGTGCTTGGCACGGACGACTTCGGCCGCGACGTATTGAGCCGGATCATATATGGGAGCCGGATTTCCCTATCGGTGGGTGTGGTGGCGGTGAGCATCGGGGCCGGCCTGGGCATCGTGCTGGGTGCTGCCGCCGGCTACCTGGGGGGGTGGGTTGACCACCTGGTGGTCGCCCTGATCGACATAGCGTGGTCGTTCCCCACCATCCTTTTGGCCATTGCCCTGGTGGCCGTGCTGGAACCGGGTTTGACGAGCGCCATGGTGGCGCTTGGCCTCGTCACCTGGCCGTCTTACGCCCGCGTGATGCGCGGGCAGGTGCTGAGCCTGCGGGAGAAGGAATTCGTGGAAGGGGCTCGGGCCATGGGAGCTTCTTCGTGGCGCATTGTGGCCCGGCACCTTATCCCCAACGCCATTCCGCCCATGATCGTGATGGCCACCCTGGGGATGGCCGATGCCATCATCGTGGAGTCCACCCTGAGCTACCTCAGCCTGGGTGCCCAGCCCCCCTTGCCCAGCTGGGGTTCCATGCTCAATGCAGGTCGCACGTTCATGCATCGGGCCCCCTGGCTGGCCGTCTTTCCGGGGCTGGCCATATTGTTGACCGTGTTGGGCTTCAACCTGTTTGGAGATGCTCTCCGGGATGCCCTGGATCCGCGCATGAAGCAGTAG
- a CDS encoding ABC transporter permease encodes MYQYLLRRLMLLIPVLVGVTLAVFLLMHLAPGDPALLIAGQNAPPEVYERIRQSLGLDRPLYEQYAMFLGRVARGDLGRSILLHKRVADLIAAALSVTLGLALGGMGLAYLIGVPVGIVSAVKTYSVVDQASMVGALIFVSVPPFWLGLILMYVFGLCLGWFPISGHGSLAHDVLPALTLGLGGAALVARMTRSAMLEVVRQDFVRTARAKGLSEQVVIYKHALRNAVIPIISLLGLRLGWTVGGAVTLEMVFSRPGMGRLLVNSILARDYPVVQGVLLVLGLAVMLGNLLADVFYAVADPRIKYR; translated from the coding sequence GTGTACCAGTACCTGTTGCGGCGATTGATGTTGCTGATTCCGGTCCTGGTGGGGGTAACTCTCGCGGTATTCCTGCTCATGCACCTGGCCCCGGGTGATCCCGCTTTGCTGATCGCGGGGCAGAACGCACCTCCCGAGGTGTACGAGCGGATCAGGCAGTCTCTGGGGCTCGACCGTCCCCTCTACGAGCAGTATGCAATGTTCCTCGGCCGGGTCGCCCGGGGGGACCTGGGCCGTTCCATACTGCTGCACAAGCGCGTCGCTGATCTGATCGCGGCCGCGCTGTCTGTGACCCTGGGGCTGGCCCTGGGCGGCATGGGGCTTGCATACCTGATCGGCGTGCCCGTCGGTATCGTGTCGGCGGTGAAAACCTATTCTGTTGTCGACCAGGCCAGCATGGTGGGGGCACTGATATTCGTGTCGGTGCCCCCCTTCTGGCTGGGCCTGATCCTGATGTACGTGTTCGGCCTGTGCCTGGGATGGTTTCCCATCTCCGGTCACGGTTCGCTTGCCCATGACGTGCTGCCGGCGCTCACCCTCGGACTGGGTGGGGCGGCTCTGGTGGCGCGCATGACGCGGTCGGCGATGCTGGAGGTCGTCCGGCAGGATTTCGTGCGCACCGCCCGGGCAAAGGGGTTGTCGGAACAGGTGGTGATCTACAAGCACGCCCTCCGTAACGCTGTGATACCCATCATCAGTTTGCTGGGGCTGAGGCTGGGGTGGACGGTGGGTGGTGCCGTTACCCTGGAGATGGTTTTCAGCCGCCCGGGCATGGGCAGATTGCTTGTGAATTCGATTCTGGCCAGGGATTACCCGGTTGTCCAGGGTGTGCTGCTGGTCCTCGGGCTGGCCGTGATGCTGGGCAACCTGCTGGCCGATGTATTTTACGCAGTTGCTGACCCACGCATCAAGTACCGCTAG
- a CDS encoding ABC transporter substrate-binding protein → MKRQEHRRFVWCMVAVLAVVLVLGGCTGKQPQSESGKPVRDTIVVALAREGETLDHIKTSWTTDAHYTVLDRLVERDFDLKYVPHLAESWTSSPDGKVWTFKLRKGVKFHDGTPFNAQAVKWFIEAIIDPKNASPSASDFAFISRIETPDEYTVEFHLKNPYPNVLFKLSTTYAGIISPEAYKKYGPEGTKEYGTKYMVGTGLYKFVEWVPGDHLLVTANPDYQWGSEFVQNKGPAYIKNINYRIIPDAATRLMEFEAGNVDLLLEVAPQDVDRVSKMANVQVFRKPHFGLGYLAYATDKKPFNNVKVRQAINLAIDREAIVKSVFFGVASPAYGYLPPLLPEYVEDRQAHRYDPEQAKKLLAEAGYPNGFKCNLATLNKTEHVRVAEAVQAQLAKIGIQTEITQYDNASYAAFLKEGKQELFIREYSWSSADILQWFLYSSQFPYPNHSRWVDKKTDQLIDGAEYAPSMEARAQGYKVLQEYLISQAVWCPIWFPEKVQAVRTDKVDNFKMHPLYTIFNDVRLK, encoded by the coding sequence ATGAAGAGGCAAGAACACAGGCGGTTTGTGTGGTGCATGGTAGCAGTACTGGCTGTCGTGCTGGTCCTGGGTGGGTGCACCGGAAAACAGCCGCAGTCGGAGTCAGGGAAGCCTGTCCGGGACACTATAGTTGTTGCCCTGGCCAGAGAAGGCGAAACGCTGGATCACATCAAGACCTCCTGGACAACGGACGCCCACTACACCGTCCTGGATCGCCTGGTAGAGAGGGATTTCGATCTCAAGTACGTACCGCACCTGGCGGAGAGCTGGACGTCGTCCCCTGATGGAAAGGTGTGGACCTTTAAGCTACGCAAGGGCGTGAAGTTCCACGACGGAACACCCTTCAACGCGCAGGCGGTGAAGTGGTTCATCGAAGCCATCATCGACCCTAAGAACGCTTCCCCTTCTGCTTCGGACTTCGCGTTCATCTCCCGCATCGAAACCCCGGATGAGTACACCGTGGAGTTTCACCTTAAGAACCCTTACCCCAACGTACTCTTTAAGCTGAGCACCACCTATGCCGGTATCATCAGTCCGGAAGCTTACAAGAAGTACGGGCCCGAGGGTACCAAGGAATACGGTACAAAGTACATGGTTGGGACGGGTCTGTACAAGTTTGTGGAGTGGGTGCCGGGCGATCACCTGCTGGTCACCGCCAACCCGGATTACCAGTGGGGGTCCGAGTTCGTGCAGAATAAGGGCCCAGCTTACATCAAGAACATCAACTACCGCATTATCCCCGATGCCGCTACCCGCCTGATGGAGTTCGAGGCGGGGAACGTGGATCTGCTACTTGAAGTTGCACCCCAGGACGTCGACCGTGTCAGCAAGATGGCGAATGTGCAGGTTTTCCGGAAGCCGCACTTCGGCCTGGGTTACCTGGCGTACGCCACCGACAAGAAGCCCTTTAACAACGTGAAGGTGAGGCAGGCCATCAACCTGGCCATAGACAGGGAAGCGATCGTCAAGTCGGTGTTCTTCGGGGTTGCCTCTCCTGCCTACGGCTACCTCCCGCCGCTGTTGCCCGAGTATGTGGAAGACCGGCAGGCTCACCGGTATGACCCCGAACAGGCCAAGAAGTTGCTGGCCGAAGCCGGTTATCCCAACGGATTCAAGTGCAACCTGGCCACGCTGAACAAGACCGAGCATGTCCGGGTGGCAGAAGCGGTACAGGCGCAGCTTGCCAAGATAGGCATTCAGACGGAGATCACACAATACGACAACGCCAGCTACGCCGCATTCCTCAAGGAGGGCAAGCAGGAGCTCTTTATCAGGGAGTACTCCTGGTCGAGCGCCGATATCCTGCAATGGTTCCTCTACAGCTCGCAGTTCCCCTACCCGAATCACTCGCGTTGGGTCGACAAGAAGACGGATCAGCTCATCGATGGTGCCGAGTACGCGCCCAGTATGGAGGCGAGGGCGCAGGGTTACAAGGTCCTGCAGGAGTATCTTATAAGCCAGGCCGTGTGGTGTCCCATCTGGTTCCCGGAGAAGGTCCAGGCAGTGCGCACCGACAAGGTGGATAACTTCAAGATGCACCCGCTGTACACCATATTCAACGACGTGCGGCTTAAGTAA
- a CDS encoding D-aminoacylase, with translation MARAEAVEGNGMPEAEGQLDLVIRGGMLVDGTGNPWVRGDVGIRDGKVALIGHLDEESARQVLDASGMVVAPGFVDIHSHSDLTLLVDGRAMSKVLQGVTTEVVGNCGLSAAPLLDEAVDYLRDTARHLADFLSWSWRTVGEYLEELDRRGVAVNVATLVGHRTLRVGVMGHTPRSASEEEVARMAALLAQGLEEGAWGFSTGLAYAPGSWADQGELVELCRVAARYRAFYSSHIRDEEGGVVQAVREALEVSRLSGEPVQISHHKGVGRHHRGRAEDTLRLIGQYRLRSGVDVSFDVYPYTAASTWLSSYLPTWALEGGRHALLERLAQPQARVRMREDMRRDLFEGNDPPSVWREFLVARVGLGGGRPWEGKSLAEIAALRGQDPYEAAFDLLQEGEGLVQVIRFETTEAEIMTLLRHPLSLIGSDGSALATDGPLATGHPHPRNFGTFPRVLARYVRERGVLSLEEAIRKMTSGPAGRVGIRDRGLLLPGMWADVVVFDPNRIRDTATYRDPKRYPEGIAWVLVNGQVVVEEGRHTGARPGRVLRRARPYAVGRAPLTPLPR, from the coding sequence GTGGCCAGGGCAGAGGCGGTGGAAGGGAACGGCATGCCGGAGGCAGAGGGGCAACTCGACCTGGTCATCCGCGGCGGGATGCTGGTGGACGGTACCGGCAACCCCTGGGTGCGTGGTGACGTGGGCATCAGGGACGGCAAGGTGGCCCTCATCGGGCACCTGGATGAAGAATCCGCCCGCCAGGTTCTGGACGCCAGCGGGATGGTGGTGGCACCGGGATTTGTGGACATCCACTCCCATTCCGACCTGACCCTGCTGGTGGACGGGCGGGCCATGAGCAAGGTGCTGCAGGGGGTCACCACCGAGGTGGTGGGTAACTGCGGGCTTTCCGCAGCCCCCCTGCTCGATGAGGCGGTGGATTACCTCCGGGATACTGCCCGCCACCTGGCCGACTTCCTTTCCTGGAGCTGGCGCACGGTGGGTGAGTATCTGGAGGAGCTTGACCGGCGAGGGGTGGCCGTCAACGTGGCCACCCTGGTTGGTCACCGCACCCTGCGGGTGGGAGTGATGGGGCACACCCCCCGGTCGGCCTCCGAGGAAGAAGTGGCCAGGATGGCAGCTTTGTTGGCCCAGGGATTGGAGGAGGGGGCGTGGGGTTTTTCCACGGGGCTTGCTTACGCGCCCGGTTCCTGGGCCGATCAGGGGGAGCTCGTGGAATTGTGCCGCGTGGCGGCAAGGTACCGCGCCTTTTACTCGAGCCACATCCGCGACGAGGAAGGCGGTGTAGTACAGGCCGTCCGGGAAGCCCTGGAAGTCAGCCGCCTTTCCGGGGAGCCGGTTCAGATTTCTCATCATAAGGGCGTCGGTCGCCACCACCGGGGCCGGGCCGAAGACACCTTGCGCCTCATCGGACAGTACCGCTTGCGGTCGGGCGTGGACGTATCGTTCGACGTGTACCCGTACACAGCGGCCAGCACCTGGCTGAGTTCTTATCTACCGACCTGGGCCCTCGAGGGGGGCAGGCATGCTCTCCTGGAGCGCCTCGCGCAGCCCCAGGCCCGGGTGCGCATGCGGGAGGACATGCGCCGCGACCTCTTCGAAGGGAACGATCCGCCCAGCGTGTGGCGGGAGTTCCTGGTGGCACGGGTGGGCCTGGGCGGTGGGCGTCCCTGGGAGGGGAAGTCGCTGGCCGAGATAGCGGCATTGCGGGGCCAGGATCCTTACGAGGCAGCTTTCGACCTGCTGCAGGAGGGTGAGGGGCTGGTGCAGGTCATCCGCTTCGAGACGACGGAGGCCGAAATCATGACCCTCCTCCGCCACCCTCTTTCCCTGATCGGCTCGGACGGTTCCGCTCTGGCGACGGATGGTCCGCTGGCGACCGGCCATCCCCATCCGCGCAACTTCGGTACCTTCCCCCGCGTCCTTGCGCGCTACGTGCGGGAGCGGGGGGTTCTGTCGCTGGAGGAGGCCATCCGGAAAATGACCTCGGGCCCGGCCGGTAGGGTGGGCATCCGGGATCGCGGGTTGCTCCTGCCCGGTATGTGGGCGGACGTGGTGGTGTTCGACCCCAACCGCATACGGGATACTGCAACCTACCGTGACCCCAAGCGCTACCCCGAGGGTATCGCCTGGGTGCTCGTGAACGGGCAGGTGGTGGTGGAAGAGGGGCGCCATACGGGCGCCCGGCCGGGACGGGTGCTGCGACGGGCGAGGCCGTATGCGGTCGGCCGTGCCCCGTTGACGCCTCTTCCCAGGTAG